TGAGAAATGAGACATTTGACAGATTTTCAGTACAAAAACTGTCGGGGTTAAATACGGGGTTATCCCgtagttaaattataatattaactggCGATTATAATCAGCCCTGAAGTGAACTTTTGCTATAAGTATCATTGTCCCTAAGCTTATTaatatactctatccgcggaaagaagttactatagcgctctctgttacatagagacaaaaatctcagtgggcgttaaccattttgagtcaccgaCCAATCACAAAATTCACAAACGAAACTGATGTTTTtcaattgaatttcgaatgtttttgaaatcatgtttgtgattggttggtactCAAAattgttaacgcccactgagatttttgtctctatcatttgtgtgggattacgtaatagagagagtgcaatactaacttctttctgcGGATAGAGTATAATAGATTTTCTTAACCATATAGATATCATAAAGTAATCTAAACAGTATTGTTTAGAGTTTAGGAAGACAAAAATCATTGGTTTTTCCATAGTTGTCAAATAGTCTATTATTTTATACAGAATATATTGAGCTCAAAACTACCAGGGACACAACaggacaataataataattattattacaaacgaattaataataacatttagatcaaaaatttctttttatataaacaTTTATAAAGTTCCCTCAGACAATCGTAAAATTTTATCTACAATTTCCAACTTCAAACTATCAAATTTTATATAGTCCATATAAAATGACTTCTCCCGCACCATTTAAACTctacgggtcaactgtcatgtcaaaatttgAAAGTACGAACCACTGTAGCTGGAGGGTTGGTGTAATTatgaaccagctacatataattcctttaaaacaaggactaaatcgtacttttgacatgaaatttgacacaaagttaaaatggcgcgtgagaaatAATTTTTTCCGCATTATACATACGagtagaaaatataatatatcgcTGAAGATAAAGGCTGGTTTATAATGTTTTAGTACTATTCCAGACCTGCTAGTGGTGTACTATCACAAGAATTATAAAAGTGAATACAGATTTCATTccagtacttacctatttcactGTATTCAGTCCAGTGAATGACTTTGCAGTCATAATTTTTAGTCAAGCTTGACTGGAATTGTATAAACACTCAATTCagttttggaaattcaatcGTCTGAAAATGGCTTAAATGCCAGCACTAGAATAAACTGGATCTAGAGACAATAAAATATGAACCGACCAGTAAATACATACAATGAAAAATAGTCTTTATACCCTGCAGTTAAAGTTGATTTTGGAATAATCTACAGGTTAATGTACTAAGGTTGTTTAAACAAATGGAAGGTTGTTTCTTTCATTTCAATACAATGCAAAAAAGTCATAAACAACGTAGTGATAAAGTTGATTTTGCAATAAATTCGTTTAATCTACAACTAGTGAGTACACCCGGAGTATCACGTCGCATAGGGCCGAGCTTCACGGCTGTATGGGACGGTTGGGCGACTGCGGTACGACGACGGGCGCGGGCGTCGCGTCTAGGTCGCATGCGGATAATAATCGTACCAGTTCGTCGGGCGTCGGACCGCCGTCCGGTACGGGAGATTCTTCACCTTCACCTGTGTGAAAAAAGTAATTATGCTGATCAAGGAATCATTCGTGAATAAGCTTGTGATCTGCTCCATTTGATGAGGTTAATTTTTGTAGAGAGTGATTGTTTACCTTCCATTTATAagactagctggtgcccgcgacttcgttcgcgtggatttaagttttgaaaaatctcatcaGAAATGGTTTTCCATACTAAAAAGTAGGCTAGGTCACTCTCCAGGACCCACATCTGCGTCGCGCCGGACCTGTGGCCGCACAGCAACAGTCTCCGCGCTATAAGAGATATACGTACCACCGCCATTTCCACTGCTAGTGGTAGCGCTAGCGACGGCCTGCAGCGTCTTGGCCGCCTTGTCGATGGGCCCTGTGAGGTCCCACATCTGCGTCGCGCCGGACCTGTGGCCGCACAGCAACAGTCTGCGGGGCCGCAGTGCGCCTTCACACTCTGCGACTACGAAGCAAGACACCGCTGAGCCGTCTACTGAACGGATCGTGCATACTCTGATAAACaagaataataatgaaaatagaGATATACTataagatttattaaaatactagatgatgctcgtcaCCGTAATACTTTTCGCAGATTTATATTTCGCTTACTTATTTTgcacattttaattaataataatttatgcaattaaaaacgaactaaataaaaaaattatggttgCGATATAATATCAGATCAATGAAGATTCAGAGAACAAAAAACCAAGTAAATTGAAACCACTTGCATATTCCATATTGAGTTGATCTTTTATCAATTCAAGTAAGATCGCAAAGAGGATACCTTTTGCCGTTGGAAGCGAGTCGAACATACAGCGTGTCGGTATCGGGCACAACTTTTTGGATAAATATTTGCTCTTCATCCTGCTCTCCATACGGACCTAGAAATTAAAATGTACTGAAATTACTAAATGTAGATAGTTGGGGTCTCTTCGCACcgaaaggcgcagcgttggtagactttccactaggtggacagatgacatcaaacgagtcgcagggagcccgcgccgccttttatatatttagattactaacTTATTTTTCAggtaaatgatttttaataatGTAACTATGGGCGAGATCTTTGACACTTGATGCGATCACGATTCACGTCATGTGTAGGTACAGTGAATATAAATTCCTGAGTTGGTTTATTTGAGGACCCTTCACACTTTGAGAACCAACAACTTTTATGACCTGTCATAAAAACCCGAGTCTCggcttatttttacaaaattttttcGACAACGCGTATGTGCGTTGACGGCACTCGCTAAAGGCTACTTGCGACACATATACATGTAATAGGCACAGGATCACATTCTTGTAGTAGGTACATGACATGTGGCACCCTTCGAAAAATAAGGGCAGTTGAAGTGTAGATCATGTCTGGCAGTGGATATCTGTCAGTTGATACGGATGgttatgaattttaaaaaggtTTTCTTACCACAGTCGTTATGCGGCTGCGCCGTGGGAGCTTCTAAAGCTAGGACCTTGAAAGCTGCCTTGGGCGTGGTCCCCGGCTGAGTGGAGATCATTCCTCTGAAGCGAGTGACACGCCAAGATCGCACGTGATTGTACTCACTGCACACTGATATAAGGTAGTTCTCTGATAGAGATACCTGTGGATAGGgatgttgcctatgtcaaaaataatttatttactagtttttttttaatataacaaggttaggttaggtttgttGGTGCCGTCACCcataaatatgatttttttatttacatgttCGCAATTTTGAATTCTTAACATTTGatcttatagcggcaatagaaatatacagtgtgaaaatttcatctctctacctattacgggtCATCAGATACAAATACATAATTAATGATTTTTAGGGactagggagtcaagaaggcgccctgGGAAAcaccaagagcaagtaccgaacgggcgccctcccgcaaTTCTGCCCATATATCTAAGAGGTTGGTGGCGCCATGGGAGATGgaaggttcatgagatacaagcCCTCTgaaagaccgacagacagacggcgcCTTTCGGATATGGAACCCTGAAAgggtttttaattaatgttttaatttatatatttattagtatcggcaagcgcagtgtgggacgacctccaacccgctggactaacgactttaagaaggtagcgggaagtgggtggatgaggaaggcagaggatcgtgtgcggtggcgcgctcttgggaaggcctatgtccagcagtggacgcaaacaggctgattgattgattgattgatatttaTTAGTATGTACGAGTAGTTTGTTGTTAAAGCTCGTTTTCATCAATCTCACCTTAGTAACTGGGCTTTGATGCACGGTGAACGTTTGGAACAACTGCGGACCGTGACCCACGGTTTCTGGATGCTGCACGATAACGCGTACCGAGCCATATCTAGTGCCGTACGCTATTTCTATCCAGTTGCCGCATAGATCTAttggaagattttttttttttaatattgcaagGTAAGAAAAACACATCATTGcttataagttccgcaaattgctatagcgctggaaccatgtcttattaacatcgaaatgacgtcattttgccgtcagccgaaataaaaatacaccatcagctcgaaacttcagtctatagtgctgacgtcattaaaatggcgggcacgcgcattagcaattttcgggactctTAGCAATGTCAAGGTTGGAGCGTgcttacttaaaattaataaatctttatttttctctttacattctttacattttttactagatgatgcccgctacttcgtccgcgtggattaagatttaaaaattcctgtgggaactctttgattttccgggataataagtagcctatgtccttccccgggatgcaagctatctctgttccaaatttcatcaaaatcggtagaacggatgagccgtgaaaggctagcagacagacagacacactttcgcatttataatattagtatggatttctaaaATAAGAAGCCAAATAAATAACACAAAATATATACATTACTTACTTGTTTTTGGTGTGAGGTATACAGAAATGGCTGTGATTGGTTCTTGATTAGGATCTTTATATAGCTGCGTTACCAGGAGATCATTGTCTTTCATTCTTAGAGGGAACTTTTGcatatctaaaaaaaatataccatgaCTTTTACAATATAATCGAAATAAACACTTAGAATGATTATGAGAAGTTTGCCAGTGCTGGGTTCTCATGTGCCATACTCCAGCCTTGCTTCAACCGGTAGGTTAAATCACAACCAAGCACTACTTACCGATATAGTTAATAGCGCCCGTGGCATTCCCAAGCAAGAGGAATGAGCCCGCTGTATCGTATGTGGTGAGATAAGCCACATCTTGCGTTTGCCAGTGCTGTGTACTTGTGTGCCATAATCAGGCTTTACTTGAACTGATAGGTTCAAGTACAACCAAGCACTACTTACCGATATAGTTAATATAGCGCCTGTGGCAGTCCTAAGCAAGAGGAATGAGCCTGCTGTATCGTATGTGGTGAGATGAGTCACATCTTTCGTTTGCCAGTGCTGGGTTCTTGCATGCCATACTCCGCCTTTGCTTCAACTGGTAGGTTAAAGCACTACCAAGCACTACTTACCGATATAGTTAATAGCGCCTGTGGCAGTGCCAAGCAAGAGGAATGAGCCTGCTGTATCGTATGTAGTGAGATGAGCCACATCTTGGGTTTGCCAGTGCTGGGTACTTGTGTGCCATACTCCGGCTTTACTTCGACTGCCGGCACCGCTCAGCGCTACTAACTGTGGACCTACGAATAGTAGATGTTCTACACGAACGCCTAAATTGAAAGTGCCTGCAAgagaaaataattgaaataatagAGTGGTAAATTAATTAGTAAGGACAGAATTAAAACTTAGATATATATAACGGAGGAGATAGGGGAGAGagatttgcaataaaattcgtACCATTGCATAGTTTATTCACTGCACTCATAGTTTATTATCAATCTTTAACCATCTTTTGAATAaagtgaacttttacaagtacttttgttTCAACAAATGCGTCTaccaatatattattactagatgatgtgactttgtttgcgtggattaagatttttaaaaatcccgcggtaaCTTCGATTTTTTCGGATAAAATTATTTCCTTCCCAGGGATATAAGCtaacactgtaccaaatttcatcattatGGAGAATAATTTATATTAGAAACAACTTGCCTATTAACGTTCGTCGAACCGGTTCTGTATGTGTAGAGAAGGCCCATAACCTAACAAGAGGGCCACTAGCTATGCCAAGCATGACGTCAGTGCCTGTAGAGTTGTTGCCGTTAGATGCCGCTGAGCCGCCAGTTTTGGCGTTTAAAGCTATCCTTTCTATAACCGAGTCTTGGACTGGCGATTGAAAAACTACGTACCAACCACATGAGTCTGTTAATCtggaaaaaattaaacattataggtataccATTTCACTGATATCGCTCGTTAAGGGAGTGAAACAGATGACGTAAAAAAAATGATTCATTAGTTTTCGCGATAATCccgaacatacatacatataagtcGAATCTACAACCTTCCTTTTTGAAATCAGTTAAAATCAAGGAATTTAACGTCACTTTCATTCTCCCGCACGTCACAAGCCAACTCAGTCAAGCAGTATGGTACCTATAGTCAAGTTATTCATTATCAGAAAATTATATACTGGGTATATAAAattctata
This genomic stretch from Maniola hyperantus chromosome 18, iAphHyp1.2, whole genome shotgun sequence harbors:
- the LOC117990694 gene encoding BTB/POZ domain-containing protein KCTD3; amino-acid sequence: MSNYQEIVNLNIGGTRFSTSWHTLTWVPDTFFTALLSGRIPTVRDETGAIFIDRDPNLFGLILNFLRTRDIDLTNVNIRALRHECDYFGITPLSRRLALCDEMNHSSCGDVLFYGYLPPPLNVANTTGRNGSNVSRKNSTSSNTDVAANRTHSRNSSLDLRTVGRIPSQDQLSRCGRGHSRAASLGNTESHKGLRPPETTTWQENMKVQIIKAHHNWVAVAYTHFVTGYRLTDSCGWYVVFQSPVQDSVIERIALNAKTGGSAASNGNNSTGTDVMLGIASGPLVRLWAFSTHTEPVRRTLIGTFNLGVRVEHLLFVGPQLVALSGAGSRSKAGVWHTSTQHWQTQDVAHLTTYDTAGSFLLLGTATGAINYIDMQKFPLRMKDNDLLVTQLYKDPNQEPITAISVYLTPKTNLCGNWIEIAYGTRYGSVRVIVQHPETVGHGPQLFQTFTVHQSPVTKVSLSENYLISVCSEYNHVRSWRVTRFRGMISTQPGTTPKAAFKVLALEAPTAQPHNDCGPYGEQDEEQIFIQKVVPDTDTLYVRLASNGKRVCTIRSVDGSAVSCFVVAECEGALRPRRLLLCGHRSGATQMWDLTGPIDKAAKTLQAVASATTSSGNGGGEGEESPVPDGGPTPDELVRLLSACDLDATPAPVVVPQSPNRPIQP